A genomic stretch from Tribolium castaneum strain GA2 chromosome 6, icTriCast1.1, whole genome shotgun sequence includes:
- the MED30 gene encoding mediator of RNA polymerase II transcription subunit 30, which yields MSAPQHHFMQGLNNSQQTALRNQFASTMQSQMGTTMQNQLPVHMGNQMNNPMMSQMASTLNNPTMPNSQIMGQLNQQYAMNPANQIAQHQGGNMQMQQGSMEFSNNLQHHAMQANQAQMVQQGGAVAPAPQIQAQQQQQQQSKEFNTASLCRIGQETVQDIVSRTQEVFQTLKTIQPPNGTPQSSNASNEKKAKVQEQLRTIRVLFKRLRLIYEKCNENCQLQGMEYTHIESLIPFKDEHDPKHDEKKNSEAYRLACEECKEVMEQVILKNKQLKDVIDHLRRIIWEINTMLTMRRS from the exons ATGTCGGCACCGCAGCACCACTTCATGCAAGGCTTGAACAACTCGCAACAAACCGCTCTCAGGAACCAATTCGCGTCGACAATGCAAAGTCAGATGGGCACTACCATGCAAAACCAATTACCCGTCCATATGGGCAACCAGATGAACAACCCCATGATGTCCCAAATGGCCTCAACCTTAAACAACCCAACAATGCCAAACAGCCAAATTATGGGCCAACTCAACCAACAATACGCCATGAATCCGGCGAATCAAATAGCCCAACACCAAGGGGGCAACATGCAGATGCAGCAGGGCTCCATGG aattttcaaataatttgcaACATCACGCCATGCAAGCCAACCAAGCGCAAATGGTGCAACAAGGGGGCGCCGTGGCCCCAGCGCCCCAAATCCAAGCCCAACAGCAACAACAGCAGCAATCAAAGGAATTTAACACAGCCTCCTTGTGCCGGATCGGGCAGGAGACAGTCCAGGATATTGTGAGCAGGACCCAGGAGGTGTTCCAGACTTTGAAGACAATACAGCCCCCTAACGGAACCCCGCAGTCGTCGAACGCAAGTAATGAGAAGAAAGCCAAAGTCCAGGAGCAGCTCCGCACGATTCGAGTGCTTTTCAAGCGATTGCGACTCATTTACGAGAAGTGTAACGAAAATTGCCAACTTCAAGGCATGGAATATACACATATCGAAAGTTTGATTCCTTTCAAAGATGAGCACGACCCCAAACACGATGAGAAGAAGAATTCGGAGGCCTATCGCTTGGCTTGTGAGGAGTGCAAGGAGGTCATGGAGCAagtgattttgaaaaacaaacaattaaagGATGTGATTGATCACTTGAGGAGGATTATTTGGGAAATTAACACAATGTTGACAATGAGGCGGTCTTAA